Proteins from one Embleya scabrispora genomic window:
- a CDS encoding DUF4244 domain-containing protein produces the protein MLIPSARRVWSWLRVDTGMTTAEYAVGTVAAVAFGAVLFKIVTSPGVAAALAKVITKALDVSF, from the coding sequence ATGTTGATTCCGAGCGCACGTCGAGTGTGGTCGTGGCTGCGTGTCGACACCGGGATGACCACCGCGGAATACGCGGTCGGCACGGTCGCCGCAGTGGCGTTCGGCGCGGTGTTGTTCAAAATCGTGACGAGTCCGGGAGTCGCTGCAGCGCTCGCCAAGGTGATCACCAAGGCGCTCGATGTCTCGTTCTGA
- a CDS encoding type II secretion system F family protein → MSATAVLVAVVAAAGGAAGAVRGRGPELRRPSARGRDPALGRRAAAGLGGVAVFALLGGWLGGAAGLVVAVVLNRRLTGLESRSGRALRDRLRADLPPAADLFAACLVAGSTPADAADAVAHAVGGPLAGRLRPIVASLRLGGDPGRCWLGLTDDPVLAPLGRVLARAATGGVPAAVLVAGMADEQRAEQRRAATSAARRVGVRATIPLGLCFLPAFLLVGVVPIVIGLSTSLLRSR, encoded by the coding sequence ATGAGCGCGACGGCGGTGCTGGTGGCGGTCGTCGCGGCGGCGGGCGGCGCGGCCGGCGCGGTGCGGGGGCGGGGCCCGGAGCTCCGCCGGCCGTCGGCGCGGGGGCGGGATCCGGCGCTTGGTCGGCGGGCCGCGGCGGGGCTCGGCGGGGTTGCGGTGTTCGCGCTGCTCGGAGGCTGGCTCGGGGGTGCGGCCGGGCTCGTGGTGGCGGTCGTCCTGAACCGGCGGCTGACGGGCCTGGAGTCGCGGTCCGGACGGGCCCTGCGGGATCGGCTGCGGGCCGATCTGCCGCCCGCGGCCGACCTGTTCGCGGCGTGCCTGGTGGCGGGCAGCACACCGGCGGACGCGGCCGATGCGGTCGCGCACGCGGTCGGCGGGCCGCTGGCGGGCCGACTGCGGCCGATCGTGGCCTCGTTGCGGCTCGGTGGCGACCCCGGGCGGTGCTGGCTCGGGCTGACGGACGACCCCGTACTCGCGCCGCTGGGGCGGGTGTTGGCCCGGGCGGCGACCGGGGGTGTGCCCGCGGCGGTCCTGGTCGCCGGGATGGCCGACGAGCAACGGGCCGAGCAGCGCCGGGCGGCGACTTCGGCCGCCCGCCGGGTGGGGGTGCGCGCCACGATCCCGCTCGGATTGTGCTTCCTGCCCGCGTTCCTGCTGGTCGGGGTGGTCCCGATCGTGATCGGCCTGAGCACGTCGCTGCTGCGGTCGAGGTGA
- a CDS encoding TadE family type IV pilus minor pilin, translated as MTAETAVVLPVLVVVTAVLTAGIGAATAQIRCVDAAQAGARALARGEPTEVAVARATAAGPTGARTGVSGGDGLVRFRVTAEVGVPGAAWAGITFHVEHTAVAAVEAEAPP; from the coding sequence GTGACCGCGGAGACCGCCGTGGTGTTGCCGGTCCTGGTGGTGGTGACCGCCGTGCTGACGGCCGGGATCGGGGCCGCCACCGCGCAGATCCGCTGCGTGGACGCGGCCCAGGCGGGGGCGCGTGCGCTGGCGCGGGGCGAGCCGACCGAGGTCGCGGTGGCGCGGGCCACGGCCGCCGGGCCGACCGGTGCGCGGACGGGGGTGTCCGGTGGGGACGGCCTGGTGCGCTTCCGGGTCACCGCCGAGGTCGGCGTGCCGGGTGCGGCCTGGGCCGGGATCACGTTCCACGTGGAACATACGGCGGTGGCGGCCGTCGAGGCGGAGGCGCCGCCGTGA
- a CDS encoding Rv3654c family TadE-like protein, whose amino-acid sequence MRAGRSGQEGSATLWVLAFALVPMCAAAFVFVFAGAVAARHRAGAAADLAALAAAARSAGGSGPDEACAWARRVARAQQTSLTSCRLTNGFAEVRVSAPTRIGTAHATARAGPAAEPPQPTPTSPPTRHPASPHEPQPNRTAPNRPKNNHQPRRPTPSRPRHGSREGCADPPRGRVRCASASQPG is encoded by the coding sequence GTGAGGGCAGGCCGGTCGGGACAGGAGGGCTCGGCCACGTTGTGGGTGCTTGCGTTCGCGCTGGTCCCGATGTGCGCGGCGGCGTTCGTCTTCGTCTTCGCCGGAGCGGTCGCGGCCCGACACCGCGCCGGTGCCGCCGCCGACCTGGCCGCACTGGCCGCCGCAGCTCGATCCGCCGGCGGCTCCGGCCCCGACGAGGCCTGCGCCTGGGCCCGCCGAGTGGCCCGAGCCCAGCAAACGAGTCTGACAAGCTGCCGCCTCACCAACGGCTTCGCCGAGGTCCGAGTATCGGCCCCCACCCGAATCGGCACAGCCCACGCCACCGCCCGAGCCGGCCCGGCCGCCGAACCACCGCAGCCCACCCCAACCAGCCCACCCACTCGACACCCGGCGTCCCCGCACGAGCCCCAGCCGAACCGAACGGCGCCGAACCGCCCAAAAAACAACCACCAACCACGCCGACCGACCCCGTCCCGGCCGCGGCACGGGTCGCGGGAGGGGTGCGCCGACCCGCCCCGTGGCCGGGTGCGATGCGCGTCTGCTTCGCAGCCGGGATGA
- a CDS encoding type II secretion system F family protein, whose amino-acid sequence MRCGVVRLCAALAGESRAGRTPAQALAAAAHAVDGPILAVVGEAIGTARVGGDVPDALDRAAAAPGAAGLRRIAACWRIATGRGAGFAPALERIAAGLRAEEDAHEEVIAELAGVRSTAQVLAALPVFGLFLGSALGARPVEVLLRTPVGIGCLCAGLSLVVVGLEWTDRLVARAGPVPG is encoded by the coding sequence GTGCGTTGTGGCGTGGTGCGGCTGTGTGCGGCGCTGGCGGGGGAGTCGCGCGCCGGGCGCACACCGGCACAGGCGTTGGCCGCCGCGGCGCATGCGGTGGATGGGCCGATCCTGGCCGTGGTGGGCGAGGCGATCGGGACCGCCCGAGTGGGTGGCGACGTGCCGGACGCGCTGGATCGTGCGGCGGCCGCGCCCGGGGCGGCCGGGCTGCGTCGGATCGCCGCCTGCTGGCGGATCGCGACCGGGCGAGGCGCCGGGTTCGCACCGGCCCTGGAACGGATCGCGGCGGGTCTGCGGGCCGAGGAGGACGCCCACGAGGAGGTGATCGCCGAACTCGCCGGGGTCCGCTCGACCGCGCAGGTCCTGGCCGCGCTGCCGGTGTTCGGTCTGTTCCTGGGCAGCGCCCTGGGGGCTCGGCCGGTGGAGGTGTTGTTGCGCACGCCGGTCGGGATCGGGTGCCTGTGCGCGGGGCTATCGCTCGTGGTGGTCGGTCTGGAGTGGACCGATCGCCTGGTGGCTCGAGCCGGTCCGGTGCCGGGATGA